A genomic stretch from Planctomycetaceae bacterium includes:
- a CDS encoding DUF1553 domain-containing protein, giving the protein MASNQHPNTFRASGRPFLTAIALVTFVARTFADDGSTVSFVNDVVPALTKMGCNAGVCHAKAGGGQNGFQLSLLGFETLEDYDSVVKEGRGRRIFPAAAERSLLLMKATGQMPHGGGKRLEADSQTHQMMIDWIRQGAKWDGDSAPRLTSLEVKPNRKTLTPSATQQLSVVAHYSDNTQRDVTEMALFESNDNAMATVTSTGQIRIQDIPGKVAIMVRYQGEISVCNCSVPLGAPVESLPPRNNFIDDLVFANLKELGIPPSDVCDDATFLRRVTLDIAGRLPTIQESQVFQANSETDKRQQVVDQLLRSPEYADFFANKWTALLKNRRDEASDITSNFAFHAWMRDGLLANKPYDQMVRELLAATGTIIANPPVAWYKRVKEPKEQIEDVAQLFLGVRMQCAQCHHHPFERWSQDDYYSLAAFFSQVGRKPTDTRGEDMIFHKRGIATAKNIKTGMALKPAALGDSIPPITADEDPRLKLADWMSDPQNPYFARALVNRYWKHFFRRGLIEPEDDIRDSNPPTNPQLLTALEKHFIQNGFHLKELVRLITTSSAYQLSSTPNEYNLSDQQNYSRYYPRRVQAEVLLDSIDDLTEARTDFPNLPAGTRAIALPDNSYNKASPFLRVFGRPENESVCECERAESPSLAQSLHLMNANDVKAKLATPNGRADRLSQSDAPIEERITEIYQAAFSRAPTPEELRIAADYMAEERQTADGKPVDPKTAARENFQDLIWAMINTKEFLFNH; this is encoded by the coding sequence ATGGCCTCCAATCAACACCCAAACACCTTCCGCGCAAGTGGTCGACCATTTCTTACTGCCATTGCTTTGGTGACATTCGTCGCCAGAACATTCGCGGATGACGGCTCGACAGTCAGCTTTGTGAACGATGTCGTGCCGGCACTCACAAAGATGGGGTGCAATGCCGGAGTGTGTCATGCCAAGGCTGGCGGAGGTCAAAATGGATTCCAGTTGTCTCTTCTTGGATTCGAAACCCTCGAAGATTACGACTCTGTTGTGAAGGAAGGCCGAGGCCGGCGGATCTTTCCAGCAGCAGCCGAACGCAGCCTGTTACTCATGAAGGCGACAGGTCAGATGCCGCATGGCGGAGGCAAGCGACTGGAAGCAGACTCGCAAACTCACCAGATGATGATCGACTGGATCAGGCAGGGAGCCAAATGGGATGGGGATTCCGCTCCCAGGCTGACCAGCCTTGAAGTAAAGCCGAATCGAAAGACACTCACACCCAGCGCGACGCAACAGCTTTCTGTCGTCGCCCATTATTCAGATAACACGCAGCGTGATGTCACAGAAATGGCGTTGTTTGAATCCAATGACAATGCCATGGCAACAGTGACCTCAACCGGACAAATCAGGATTCAGGACATCCCCGGCAAAGTCGCGATCATGGTTCGCTACCAGGGAGAGATTTCGGTCTGCAATTGTTCCGTGCCGCTGGGAGCACCAGTGGAATCACTTCCGCCCCGCAACAACTTCATTGATGACCTCGTATTCGCCAACCTCAAGGAACTCGGTATCCCACCTTCTGATGTCTGCGACGACGCCACCTTTCTCCGACGTGTCACGCTGGATATAGCCGGACGCCTTCCGACAATTCAGGAGTCTCAGGTATTTCAGGCCAACTCTGAAACAGACAAACGGCAACAAGTCGTTGATCAGCTTCTTCGCAGTCCTGAATATGCAGACTTCTTTGCAAACAAGTGGACCGCTCTTCTGAAAAATCGTCGAGACGAAGCCAGCGACATCACATCCAACTTTGCATTTCATGCCTGGATGCGAGACGGTCTGCTCGCGAATAAACCGTATGATCAAATGGTGCGGGAACTGCTGGCAGCCACAGGCACAATTATCGCCAATCCGCCGGTGGCGTGGTACAAGCGAGTCAAAGAACCCAAAGAACAGATCGAGGACGTCGCGCAGTTGTTTCTTGGGGTTCGTATGCAGTGCGCGCAGTGTCATCACCATCCCTTCGAACGGTGGAGCCAGGATGACTACTACAGCCTTGCCGCATTCTTCAGTCAGGTCGGAAGAAAACCGACCGACACCCGCGGCGAAGACATGATTTTCCACAAACGCGGCATCGCAACGGCAAAAAACATCAAGACAGGAATGGCCCTGAAACCAGCAGCGCTCGGCGATTCGATTCCTCCCATCACAGCAGACGAAGACCCACGTCTGAAGCTCGCTGACTGGATGTCTGATCCGCAGAACCCGTACTTCGCTCGAGCCCTCGTGAATCGCTACTGGAAGCACTTCTTTCGACGAGGTCTGATTGAACCAGAGGATGACATCCGTGATTCAAATCCACCGACAAATCCACAACTGCTGACAGCCCTGGAAAAGCACTTTATCCAGAATGGATTTCATCTGAAAGAGCTGGTGCGCCTGATCACAACTTCCAGTGCCTATCAGCTCAGTTCAACGCCAAATGAATACAATCTTTCGGACCAGCAGAACTACTCGCGTTATTACCCACGGCGTGTTCAGGCAGAGGTGCTGCTGGATTCGATCGATGACCTGACAGAAGCTCGCACAGATTTCCCCAACCTGCCAGCCGGAACGCGCGCCATCGCATTACCGGACAACAGCTACAACAAGGCATCGCCATTCCTGCGTGTCTTTGGTCGTCCGGAAAACGAAAGCGTTTGTGAATGCGAACGCGCTGAATCCCCAAGTCTTGCCCAGAGCCTTCATTTAATGAACGCAAATGATGTGAAGGCAAAACTTGCGACGCCGAACGGTCGAGCAGATCGGCTCTCACAATCGGACGCACCGATCGAAGAACGTATCACGGAAATCTATCAGGCGGCCTTCAGCAGGGCACCAACACCCGAAGAACTCAGGATCGCTGCGGATTATATGGCGGAAGAACGGCAAACCGCAGACGGAAAACCTGTGGATCCCAAAACAGCAGCACGAGAGAACTTCCAGGACCTGATCTGGGCGATGATCAATACGAAAGAGTTCCTGTTCAATCATTAG
- a CDS encoding VCBS domain-containing protein — protein sequence MVDSQTNTAGVHGTFSIDAAGNWSYARTADLNAMNAGDVLSDSFTAVSLDGTASQTVSITINGLHDAAIITGETTGSMTEDDAGTIGALTVSDVDNGQAAFVPQTNVAGSYGTFNIDAAGNWSCVRTADLQSLSVGESASDSFNVVSLDGTASQLIAITITGENDAPMISGVTSDHNTVDDASASGLVSIGGSFRDIDTSDSRTATVNWGTERLNR from the coding sequence ATCGTTGATTCGCAGACCAACACTGCTGGTGTTCACGGCACATTCAGTATCGATGCTGCAGGTAACTGGTCGTACGCGCGAACTGCCGACTTGAATGCGATGAATGCCGGCGACGTGCTGTCTGACAGCTTCACAGCGGTGTCGTTGGACGGAACTGCCTCGCAGACAGTGAGCATCACCATCAACGGGCTCCACGATGCGGCAATCATCACCGGCGAGACAACGGGCAGCATGACCGAGGACGACGCTGGCACCATTGGTGCCCTGACGGTCAGCGATGTCGACAACGGGCAGGCTGCCTTTGTGCCTCAGACTAACGTTGCCGGAAGCTACGGTACATTCAATATCGATGCTGCAGGCAACTGGTCGTGCGTGCGAACTGCCGATCTGCAGTCCCTGTCGGTAGGAGAGTCGGCATCTGACAGCTTCAACGTGGTGTCGCTCGACGGTACTGCCAGTCAACTCATTGCCATCACGATCACTGGCGAAAATGACGCTCCGATGATCTCAGGTGTCACATCTGATCACAACACCGTTGACGATGCATCGGCAAGCGGCCTGGTGTCGATCGGCGGATCATTTCGTGATATCGACACTTCTGACTCACGCACCGCAACAGTCAACTGGGGGACGGAACGGTTGAATCGCTGA
- a CDS encoding ATP-binding protein, with translation MQNSEHLKVVYLMRGLPGCGKSHRAKRLAGESGIVLETDAYFYTQIGTDPESYDFDAALLPAARQWILERMRDALMAGISPVVVDRGNGMNPETREFALLAVAHGYSIELAEPDSLWWQELRVLLKYREFIDERLFTAWARKLSESTRQGHRVPANIILGWMKHWRYDLTVKMILECRD, from the coding sequence ATGCAGAACTCTGAACATCTCAAAGTCGTGTATTTGATGCGTGGTCTGCCTGGTTGCGGCAAGAGCCATCGCGCGAAGCGATTAGCGGGCGAGTCGGGGATAGTGCTGGAGACGGATGCTTACTTCTACACGCAGATCGGAACAGACCCTGAATCGTACGATTTTGATGCGGCATTGCTTCCTGCCGCCAGACAGTGGATTCTTGAACGAATGAGAGACGCCTTGATGGCTGGCATTTCACCCGTCGTTGTTGATCGCGGAAACGGTATGAATCCGGAAACGCGGGAATTTGCACTTCTGGCTGTCGCGCATGGTTATTCCATCGAACTCGCTGAACCCGATTCTCTATGGTGGCAGGAACTCCGAGTGTTGCTGAAGTACAGGGAATTCATCGACGAGCGACTGTTTACTGCGTGGGCGCGGAAACTGTCAGAATCAACACGACAAGGGCATCGAGTCCCCGCGAATATCATTCTCGGCTGGATGAAGCACTGGCGTTATGATCTGACCGTGAAGATGATTCTGGAATGCAGAGATTAG
- a CDS encoding carboxypeptidase-like regulatory domain-containing protein, whose translation MINRLLLAVLLATTSTGIAGCSSSDDLGTRYSVSGKVTFSGSPVSEGEISFVDKSTGGSDAATLASDGSFQVSLPAGSFAVVITPPTIMVDEEENTEPYESFKDVPNIPEKYRTSNETPIAISINADSSDNSFDMVP comes from the coding sequence ATGATCAACCGATTGCTGCTCGCAGTGCTGCTTGCCACGACTTCAACAGGAATTGCCGGGTGCAGCAGTAGCGATGACCTGGGCACCCGCTACTCAGTGAGCGGAAAGGTGACGTTTTCAGGGTCGCCGGTGAGTGAAGGCGAGATCTCTTTCGTGGACAAATCGACCGGTGGAAGTGACGCAGCAACGCTGGCCTCAGACGGCAGTTTTCAGGTTTCACTACCGGCAGGTTCATTTGCCGTTGTCATTACTCCCCCAACGATCATGGTCGACGAGGAAGAGAACACGGAGCCCTATGAATCCTTCAAGGATGTTCCAAACATTCCTGAGAAATACCGCACATCAAATGAAACGCCCATCGCGATTTCCATCAACGCCGACTCAAGCGATAACTCGTTTGACATGGTGCCCTGA
- a CDS encoding DUF1559 domain-containing protein translates to MSKRAKRGFTLIELLVVIAIIAILIALLLPAVQQAREAARRTQCKNNLKQIGLAMHNYESTHGAFPPAAATNYDAFHGPSAWVMLLPYTEQSNIYQEISSKVGFGKNGVNFWLGHATDPATQVLRQILSQGKFGFMRCPSSAMPESQVVQSTEIQWSSYGLIAGSVQNGTPWDSNAFNGSIASSGGVFPGNVATRIRDLTDGTSNTMMVGEQSAFLKQNGTMNTTNTTSCPTSGPWMGVKNPRIPRGSTSPNCFSSNCSHAANPSDRDARCYNITTIRESPNPPFVTGAAGRYQRQQACNTPLSSFHTGGVQILLADGSVRFVSDNMNLPTLFDLADKSDGHVLGEF, encoded by the coding sequence GTGAGCAAGAGAGCAAAACGTGGATTTACGCTGATCGAGTTACTTGTCGTGATCGCAATCATTGCCATCTTAATTGCACTGCTGCTTCCTGCAGTGCAACAGGCTCGAGAGGCGGCGCGCCGCACACAATGCAAGAACAATCTCAAACAGATTGGTCTGGCGATGCATAACTATGAAAGCACACATGGGGCATTCCCTCCCGCGGCTGCCACCAATTACGACGCATTTCACGGACCATCAGCATGGGTAATGCTGCTGCCATATACCGAGCAGTCTAATATTTATCAGGAAATCTCCAGCAAAGTCGGCTTTGGAAAGAACGGAGTCAATTTCTGGCTTGGACACGCCACAGACCCTGCGACGCAGGTTCTCCGACAGATTCTTTCTCAGGGTAAATTTGGATTCATGCGATGCCCTTCCAGCGCAATGCCGGAATCACAGGTCGTACAAAGCACTGAAATCCAATGGAGTTCTTATGGCCTGATTGCAGGGAGTGTTCAGAACGGGACTCCCTGGGATTCCAACGCCTTCAATGGGTCAATTGCATCCAGTGGGGGTGTATTCCCCGGGAACGTGGCGACCAGGATTCGCGACCTCACCGATGGCACCTCAAATACCATGATGGTCGGCGAGCAATCTGCATTTTTGAAACAAAACGGAACCATGAATACCACCAACACCACATCGTGCCCTACGAGTGGTCCATGGATGGGGGTTAAGAATCCTCGAATTCCCCGAGGCAGCACCTCGCCCAACTGCTTCTCTTCTAACTGCAGTCATGCGGCCAATCCATCGGACAGGGATGCTCGTTGCTACAACATTACAACGATCCGTGAGTCACCAAATCCGCCATTCGTAACAGGAGCTGCAGGCCGCTATCAACGTCAGCAGGCTTGCAACACACCACTTTCTTCATTCCATACCGGTGGAGTCCAGATTCTGCTTGCGGACGGAAGCGTTCGATTTGTCTCGGACAACATGAATTTGCCAACTCTGTTTGACCTCGCGGACAAGTCAGACGGCCACGTTCTGGGTGAGTTCTGA
- a CDS encoding transcriptional regulator: MTSPKRFKETETEALPSEMLEFERLLSRMQGGGKDELEAGWNRVCESFQRRRRILNLVQEALSQLRLDVKYLMFDLETTRRERDQLQAQLEEEDTGF; the protein is encoded by the coding sequence ATGACTTCCCCTAAACGATTCAAAGAGACGGAAACAGAAGCACTGCCATCGGAGATGCTGGAATTCGAGCGCCTTTTGTCCAGAATGCAGGGAGGCGGAAAGGACGAACTGGAAGCAGGATGGAATCGGGTTTGTGAGTCGTTCCAGCGTCGTCGCCGTATTCTGAACCTTGTGCAGGAAGCGCTCTCGCAGCTGCGGCTGGATGTCAAATACCTGATGTTCGATCTCGAAACGACCCGTCGTGAACGCGATCAGCTGCAGGCTCAATTGGAAGAAGAAGACACGGGGTTCTGA
- a CDS encoding tetratricopeptide repeat protein has product MIRLHMPSLRYALCFRGQPELWRMAFLLAVIAFSSGTLALGDDAADQFNLGIGLYRSERWELAAETLQKFLKEHPQHERAGYAQLYLGLALSSLERYEDARPHFEEYLKNDPDSPQSSDARYRLGECNYHLKNYEPALKQFNQFLELHPQHTLASWARLFVADIHNAKREWVEAEKVLRDLIAQPSATAIRRDAQFALGRAYEGQERFADAIQVFSEVAGDATAALAPRAMARIGTIQFGQQNYIEASKSYDSIVSQFAGSPLNDSARLNSGIALFYVQMYDAAIDRLQQVRRDGPNGTQALFMMARALKESGQPDEARKTFAEAAAASANSPLAVDILISLAEFERSEKQLETAARLFEDLVERWPKDRSAARCLMNAADLRLELNQPALAERDLMRLKAEYSQNSASPDFQILEGRVRLARSAAEEALPLFRNAMNATSTDPADAGFRTHLVARYYVAQALSSMKMDADVVDVVKPIVNHLRKPEFQSLAGILVQAAISSLQLENFEDTKALADVFLEVSGDSARRADATAARCVALAGLREFAASRKDADFLIEHHKNESRTWIAVLRAAEQASQQKAFAEAAAFFRLAAANTTDSEVRQAGLSGIAWSLFYSKDFSNAEKAFGAFAAAVQERPEFAQAIYMQAQCVEDAGELDRAATMYESVFQRLTENQSPASAEAETRPPLLYAFNAGQESARIYGEFRNLQKANACWESLVMQFPLAASLDRVLNEWAYLNAMEEQYTTADKIYRKLLDRFPRSPYAGHARLSLAESELVAGRRDVARAEFEAVLANPDYGKTEHENALYQLCVILETEFNWADARVKTEQFLMSFPESQYAPLIKLINAESFKRNGAGLSDIQAAQQTLTALRADLVSGSIPEAPWTDRVWIVSAEAAFAAKDYAVIDTIADELTTHRPESPFLFQVRAIQGRRWKTQAPPDFEKAREYFEMVLKDPVGRKTETAAQCQFLLADTYFLQGNFTEARVQYYAVQFNHADYRDWHEQALHQVARCDLELKEVEKARKTLERFVQDYPNSPLMDEVKKTLASLPE; this is encoded by the coding sequence ATGATTCGACTTCACATGCCCAGCTTAAGGTACGCATTGTGTTTCCGTGGTCAGCCAGAGCTTTGGCGAATGGCATTCCTTCTCGCTGTTATTGCGTTTTCTTCCGGCACATTGGCGCTCGGGGACGACGCCGCTGACCAGTTCAATCTGGGAATTGGATTGTACCGCAGTGAGCGGTGGGAACTTGCGGCGGAAACGCTCCAGAAATTTCTCAAGGAGCATCCGCAGCATGAACGAGCAGGCTATGCGCAGCTGTATCTGGGACTGGCGTTGAGCTCACTTGAGCGGTACGAAGATGCGAGGCCGCATTTTGAAGAATACCTGAAGAATGATCCGGATAGTCCACAGTCGTCGGATGCACGCTACAGGCTTGGGGAGTGCAATTACCATCTGAAGAATTACGAGCCAGCGCTGAAACAGTTCAATCAGTTTCTGGAGCTCCACCCTCAGCACACACTTGCTTCCTGGGCGCGTTTGTTCGTTGCGGACATCCACAACGCAAAACGTGAATGGGTCGAAGCCGAAAAAGTCCTGCGCGATCTCATTGCTCAGCCCTCGGCGACAGCGATCCGGCGAGATGCTCAGTTCGCGCTGGGGCGGGCTTACGAAGGGCAGGAACGATTTGCCGATGCCATTCAGGTCTTCAGCGAAGTCGCGGGCGATGCAACAGCAGCACTCGCACCGCGTGCGATGGCAAGAATCGGCACGATCCAGTTTGGCCAGCAGAATTACATCGAGGCTTCGAAGTCCTACGACAGCATTGTTTCGCAGTTTGCTGGTTCACCGCTGAACGATTCGGCAAGGCTGAATAGTGGAATTGCCTTGTTCTACGTGCAGATGTACGACGCGGCAATCGACCGACTCCAGCAGGTGCGTCGTGATGGTCCCAATGGTACGCAGGCCTTGTTCATGATGGCCCGGGCACTTAAGGAATCGGGCCAGCCGGATGAGGCAAGAAAAACATTTGCGGAGGCAGCTGCCGCGTCTGCGAATTCCCCACTGGCCGTGGATATTCTGATTAGTCTTGCGGAATTTGAACGATCCGAGAAGCAGCTCGAAACCGCTGCCAGATTGTTTGAAGATCTCGTTGAGCGTTGGCCCAAAGACCGCAGCGCAGCAAGATGTCTGATGAATGCGGCAGACCTTCGATTGGAATTGAACCAGCCAGCTTTGGCTGAGCGTGATTTAATGCGATTGAAAGCGGAGTACTCGCAAAACTCCGCATCGCCGGATTTCCAGATTCTCGAGGGTCGGGTCCGGCTGGCGAGGTCTGCTGCCGAGGAGGCGTTGCCATTGTTTCGAAATGCGATGAATGCGACATCCACCGACCCTGCGGATGCCGGCTTTCGTACGCATCTGGTCGCCCGCTACTACGTGGCACAGGCACTTTCGAGTATGAAAATGGATGCCGATGTCGTTGACGTTGTGAAACCCATTGTTAACCATCTCCGTAAGCCGGAATTTCAGTCTCTGGCAGGAATACTTGTGCAGGCTGCGATCAGCAGTTTGCAGCTTGAGAATTTCGAGGACACAAAGGCACTGGCAGATGTCTTCCTTGAAGTGTCCGGGGATTCTGCTCGTCGCGCAGATGCAACCGCCGCCCGGTGTGTCGCATTAGCGGGGCTGCGAGAGTTTGCGGCGTCCCGTAAAGACGCGGACTTTCTGATTGAGCATCACAAGAACGAATCTCGCACCTGGATTGCGGTTCTGAGAGCGGCAGAACAGGCTAGCCAGCAGAAGGCGTTCGCTGAAGCCGCAGCATTTTTCCGGCTGGCCGCGGCAAACACGACAGACTCGGAGGTCAGACAGGCCGGGCTGAGTGGAATTGCATGGAGCCTGTTCTATTCAAAAGATTTTTCGAATGCTGAAAAAGCATTTGGTGCTTTTGCTGCAGCTGTGCAGGAACGTCCGGAGTTCGCTCAGGCAATTTATATGCAGGCCCAGTGTGTTGAGGATGCTGGTGAGCTGGATCGAGCTGCCACAATGTATGAGTCTGTCTTTCAACGTTTGACGGAGAATCAGTCCCCTGCTTCCGCGGAGGCGGAAACCCGGCCACCACTGCTTTATGCATTCAATGCCGGGCAGGAATCCGCCCGAATTTATGGCGAGTTCAGAAACCTGCAAAAAGCGAATGCCTGCTGGGAATCTTTGGTGATGCAGTTTCCCCTGGCAGCCAGCCTGGATCGTGTTCTTAACGAATGGGCCTACCTGAATGCCATGGAAGAGCAGTACACCACTGCGGATAAGATCTATCGAAAGCTCCTGGATCGTTTTCCCAGGAGTCCCTACGCCGGACATGCTCGCCTGTCACTTGCCGAAAGTGAATTGGTCGCTGGTCGACGTGATGTCGCCCGGGCAGAATTTGAGGCCGTGCTTGCGAACCCGGACTACGGGAAGACAGAGCACGAAAATGCCCTCTATCAGTTGTGTGTCATTCTGGAGACTGAATTCAACTGGGCAGATGCCCGTGTGAAGACGGAACAGTTTCTCATGTCCTTTCCAGAGAGCCAGTACGCGCCCCTGATAAAACTGATCAACGCAGAATCCTTCAAGAGAAACGGCGCCGGTTTGTCCGACATCCAGGCAGCTCAGCAAACCCTGACGGCGCTGCGGGCAGATCTGGTCAGTGGCAGCATTCCGGAAGCCCCGTGGACCGATCGGGTTTGGATCGTCAGTGCGGAGGCGGCATTTGCGGCGAAAGATTACGCTGTGATCGATACCATTGCCGACGAATTGACGACTCATCGACCTGAATCTCCCTTTCTGTTTCAAGTGCGTGCCATCCAGGGCCGTCGATGGAAGACGCAGGCACCGCCGGATTTCGAAAAGGCTCGGGAATATTTTGAAATGGTGCTCAAAGATCCCGTCGGACGAAAAACCGAGACGGCTGCTCAGTGCCAGTTTCTGCTGGCCGATACCTACTTTCTTCAGGGGAATTTCACCGAAGCCAGGGTGCAGTATTATGCTGTTCAATTCAATCACGCCGACTACAGGGACTGGCATGAACAAGCCCTGCACCAGGTCGCCCGCTGTGATCTTGAATTGAAGGAGGTTGAAAAGGCCCGAAAAACTCTTGAACGGTTCGTTCAGGACTACCCGAATTCCCCACTCATGGATGAAGTGAAGAAAACTCTCGCCTCACTGCCGGAGTAG
- a CDS encoding MotA/TolQ/ExbB proton channel family protein: MNLRTGRMEKSEAISYCQQNRSPVADVFLHGVRKWGRPSAEIEQAVMDGGERQVSLLKKRLRVLNGVATVTPLIGLLGTVTGMIRAFNDIATTDAMGQAQQLAGGIAMALLTTATGLFIAIPALTAYMYLAGRIDSLVLEMDQLGVELVHLISGESLRERTAPTDSQAQVTPTSRKRNPVE; encoded by the coding sequence ATGAATCTGCGAACAGGACGAATGGAGAAGTCAGAAGCGATTTCCTATTGTCAGCAGAATCGGAGTCCTGTGGCTGATGTTTTCCTGCACGGTGTTCGCAAGTGGGGCCGCCCCAGTGCCGAAATTGAACAGGCAGTCATGGATGGTGGTGAGCGCCAGGTGAGCCTTCTGAAGAAGCGACTACGAGTACTGAACGGCGTCGCCACCGTGACTCCCCTGATTGGCTTGCTGGGAACCGTGACGGGGATGATTCGAGCGTTCAATGATATTGCGACCACTGACGCGATGGGACAAGCTCAGCAGCTGGCAGGTGGTATTGCGATGGCGCTGCTGACAACAGCGACGGGTTTGTTTATCGCAATCCCTGCGTTAACGGCCTACATGTATCTTGCGGGCCGAATCGATTCTCTGGTTCTTGAAATGGATCAGCTTGGTGTGGAACTGGTTCATCTGATCTCAGGAGAATCACTTCGGGAACGTACAGCGCCAACAGACTCGCAGGCACAGGTAACTCCGACGTCAAGAAAACGCAATCCGGTCGAATAG
- a CDS encoding glycosyltransferase family 2 protein, translating to MKESDSVSENSSCPSLSIIIPVMNEEESLSELLGQIVSVLQASLISAEVIFIDDGSTDSSWKIIESLSYRHMNVSGIRFRRNFGKAAALTAGMRQATGEFILMMDADLQDDPAEIPSMLAKLHSGADVVNGWKQNRLDPWHKVYPSRVFNWMVSSLTGLHLHDHNCGLKMFRKEVAQEIRIYGELHRFIAVLAWARGFRVEEMIVHHRPRQFGHSKYGVRRFLRGLLDLMTVAFLVSFGRRPQHALGAVGLFFFGLGIVGLGYLGLLWFLMNVLHIIAAVPIGGRPLLAYSIAFVLLGGQALSLGLLAELIVAYTGDPVDSFSVKSTTKQTQPSSNALETSADGNTSE from the coding sequence ATGAAGGAATCAGACTCAGTTTCTGAGAATTCCAGCTGTCCTTCCCTGTCCATCATTATTCCCGTGATGAATGAGGAAGAGAGTCTAAGTGAGTTGCTTGGTCAGATTGTATCCGTACTGCAGGCATCTCTGATTTCCGCTGAAGTCATCTTTATAGATGACGGCTCCACAGATTCTTCGTGGAAGATCATCGAATCACTCTCATACCGGCACATGAATGTCTCAGGTATTCGGTTTCGCCGCAACTTCGGCAAAGCTGCGGCTCTGACTGCCGGGATGCGTCAGGCAACAGGTGAATTCATTCTCATGATGGACGCGGACCTTCAGGATGATCCCGCTGAGATCCCGTCCATGCTGGCAAAACTGCATTCCGGCGCTGACGTCGTCAATGGGTGGAAGCAGAATCGGCTGGATCCATGGCACAAAGTTTACCCAAGTCGGGTCTTCAACTGGATGGTGAGTTCGCTGACGGGATTGCATTTGCATGACCATAACTGCGGGCTCAAGATGTTTCGCAAAGAAGTGGCGCAGGAAATTCGCATCTATGGTGAACTGCATCGATTCATTGCAGTGCTGGCGTGGGCACGCGGCTTCCGTGTTGAAGAGATGATTGTTCATCATCGTCCACGACAATTCGGGCACTCGAAATACGGAGTTCGTCGATTCCTGCGGGGGCTGCTGGATCTGATGACTGTCGCGTTTCTGGTGAGCTTCGGCCGTCGTCCTCAACATGCTCTGGGCGCTGTTGGGCTGTTCTTCTTCGGTCTTGGTATCGTCGGCCTTGGATACCTGGGACTTCTCTGGTTCCTGATGAACGTCCTGCACATTATTGCGGCGGTCCCGATCGGCGGTCGACCTTTGCTGGCCTACTCAATCGCATTCGTCCTGCTCGGCGGCCAGGCGCTTTCGCTGGGGCTGCTGGCAGAACTGATTGTGGCCTATACGGGAGATCCCGTGGACAGTTTCAGCGTGAAGTCAACCACAAAGCAGACGCAGCCATCGTCCAATGCGCTGGAGACATCAGCGGATGGCAATACATCGGAATAG
- a CDS encoding metallophosphoesterase family protein yields MAIHRNSVDAAMPKRIGVLSDTHGMLPGIIPEYFSSVDAIVHAGDVGDPAILEELRQLAPLTVVRGNCDRGSLWDGIPKTDALVTGNQYIYVLHDLNDLDLDPWAGGCVCVISGHTHVAKADWRNGVLFLNPGSVSVRRRPSDQLTCALLTITGTDLSVQIKSLPEERR; encoded by the coding sequence ATGGCAATACATCGGAATAGCGTCGATGCTGCGATGCCCAAACGCATAGGAGTTCTTTCAGATACGCATGGCATGCTGCCCGGGATCATCCCGGAGTATTTTAGCAGTGTTGATGCGATTGTTCATGCCGGGGATGTTGGTGACCCTGCAATTCTGGAAGAGCTCAGACAACTGGCTCCTTTGACGGTTGTCCGCGGCAATTGCGATCGAGGAAGTCTCTGGGACGGCATCCCGAAGACGGATGCCCTTGTCACGGGCAACCAGTACATCTACGTGCTGCATGATCTGAACGATCTGGATCTCGATCCCTGGGCTGGTGGATGTGTGTGCGTCATCAGCGGCCACACACATGTTGCCAAAGCAGACTGGCGAAACGGAGTTCTGTTTCTGAACCCGGGTAGCGTGAGTGTTCGTAGAAGACCATCCGATCAACTCACTTGTGCTCTGCTGACGATCACGGGAACCGATCTGTCGGTGCAGATCAAATCATTGCCCGAAGAACGTCGCTGA